From the Brachyspira intermedia PWS/A genome, the window GATTTTATAAGTATGGGATTCAATGAAACTATAAGATTTCCTTATAACTATAATATTGCTGATGCTTCTATCACAATAGGAATATGTATTATAGCTATAGGAGTGTTTGTGTTCAAAGAAGATTTTGATAAAAAGAAAAATATAGAATCTGATAAAAACAATACTGAAAATAATTAATTATGAGCATAGAAGAATTAGAAAATAATAATAGTATTGATACAGAAGAAATAGAAGACGATGAAATTGATGCTGAAAGTACTAATAATAAAAAATCGTTCATTATAACAAAAGATGATATAGGTAAAAGATTAGATACATTTGTAAGCGAAAAATTAAATATCACTAGAAGCCAAGTAAAAAATTATTTAACTTCTATAATCGTAAATGATGCTGAAAAAAAATTATCATATTCTCTCAAATTAAATGATAATATAATAATCAATTTAGATAATATATTAAAAGAAAAAACAGATACAGAAAATCCATTACCTGAAAACATTGATTTAGATATACTTTACGAAGATAAATATTTACTAGTAATAAATAAGCCTGCCGGTATGAGTGTGCATTGTTCACCTTCTGAAATGAGCGGGACCTTAGTTAATGCACTTCTATACAAAATAAAAGATTTTGATTTTGTTGGAAATAAAGAGAGAGCTGGAATTATACATAGATTAGACAAAGATACTTCAGGACTTATGATTATTGGAAAAAATGCTAATATAGTGTCTAGCATTCAAGAGCAATTTAAAAACAGAACTATAAAAAAGATTTATCATGCTATTGTTATAGGCGTACTAAAAGATAATTATATGGAAATAAATCTGCCTATAGGAAGGCATCATATATACAGAAAAAAAATGACTGTGAGAGATGACGGTAAAGAAGCACTTACTCATATAAAAGTTTTAAAAAGGTTCAAAGCCCATACACTTATAGAAATTAATCTTAAAACAGGAAGAACTCATCAAATAAGAGTTCACTCATCATATAAAGGTTTTCCTGTAGCTGGTGATAAAATATATTCTAAAAGTTTCAATAAATATTCGGGTCTTATGTTAGTTGCCAAAAAAATAGAGTTTATGCATCCAATTACTAAAGAAACATTAGATTTTGAAATAGATTATCCTGATTATTTTGCAGATTTCCTATACTCTGATAATATATAAAAATATGTAAAAATTTATATAAAATTATATATAAATGTCATTTTTTGTCATCATTGTATATTAGTATATTGCTATGAGGATATGACAATGACTGATAATGATTTTAATAAATTGATTAAATGGGCTAAAAAAAATGATGCCTATAATATTATAAGTATGACTAAAAAACAAATAACTTCAGCAAAAGAATTAAATTTGAGTAACTTGGATATTGAGAGAGTGTCTTTAGAGATTTGTAAACTTACAAACATAGAAAAACTTTATTTATCTTTAAACTATATAGAAAAAATTCCAAAACAAATAAAAAATTTAAAAAAATTGAAAGTGCTTGATATATCTGCTAATAATATAAAAGTTATTCCTAAAGAAATATTTGATTTAACAATGCTTGAGTATTTGAATATATCTAATAATTATATTGATGAAATTGATAATGATATAGAAAAGCTCATAAACTTAAAAGAACTAGACATAAGCAGCTGCAATATATCTTCTCTTCCTGAAGGCATATTTAAATTATATAATATTGAATTTCTTGATATATCCTCCAATAAAATAAAAAAGATAGATAGTAAAATAAAAAATTTAGAAAATTTAGAAGAACTAATTATTGATTCAAACAAATTAAAAAGAATCCCTAAAGAGATAAATAATTTAAAAAAATTAAAGATATTGTCAATCTTTTAAATCCCACCCTTTAGATTTAAAAGTTATCTCTGTATTGAAAAATTTTATTTATATTAAAAGCCAATTTAGAAAAAGCATACCCGCCCTAAATTTAATTAGATTTTTAATCTGCTTCACGCACGGTGAATCGGCTTTTTTATATAATCAACATGTTATTATTAATAAGCATATACTTATAGCTTAGCTTAGCGTGCGGTGAATGCATTATAAATTTAAAAAACTCTTGGGTGGGAAGCAAAAATAACTGATAAAACTAAAAGGAAAAATAATTAAAAAATGACGGAATAAATTAAAAAGCATAAAGGGTGGGCAAATGTAATTAAATTTTAAAACTTAATTACATACCCCGCCCTTTTATATTTAAAGCTATATCTGCATTAAAAATTTTATTTGTTTTAATAGCTAACTTAGAAAAAGCATACCCGCCCTAGCGTTTATTAGATTTAAAATCTACTTTCCCAGTACTTTTTTTATTAATTGATTTTCTATTGTTATTTTTTTACCTATAAGCTTTTTATCTTTTCTATTTTCAGAAAATTCAGATTTAGTATTTTTCTTCTGAATTTTTCCTTTAAATGTAGATGACTTTTTAGTAACTAATCTTTTTTTCTTAGGCTTAGCTTTAGCCCATTTGGATTTATCATGTACTTTTTTATTTTCTTCTTTATCGTTTGAAATACTATCTTCATAATTTTCATCTTCTATATCATCAGGAATATTTTCAAATATACTTTCAATATCTTTCAATTTTTTATCTTTTTGCTTGAAGAAGAAATCTATCTCTTTTTTAGTTAAATCTCTTATATGACCAGCCTCTAAAGTTCCTGAAACTTCATCGTATTTGCTGACACATCCTACAGATATTCTCTCCAAATCTATAACTTTGTAACCAAGATGATCAAATATTTTTCTTATCTCTCTGTTTTTTCCTTCATTGATAGTCAAGCGTATTTTGCTTTGTATTCTACCCTTTGATAAGATTTTAAATTTAAAAGGAGAATATGAAACATTTTTAATTGTGATACCTTTGCTTGCATTCAAAAGAGCTTCAGAATCTATTTTACCATTAACTGTAACATCATAAACCTTTAAAATCTCATAAGAAGGGTGAGTAATGATATTAGCAAACTCTCCGTCATTTGTTATTATCATTATACCTCTTGATTCGGAGTCAAGCCTTCCGGCATAAAAAAGCCTTTCTTTAATGCCTTTAAAAAATTCTGTAATTATTCGCCTTCCGGGTAAATATTTTGTAGTGCTTACAACCCCTATAGGTTTGTATAATGCCATATACCTTTTAGTCTGTCTTTTTATTAATTCTCTGTCAATAGAAACAGAATCATCTTCTTTAACTCTATAAGCAGGATCGAGTATAACCTGATTATTTACCCTAACCCTTCCTGACATTATAGCCTTCTCGCAGTTTCTCCTGCTTGCAAAACCGGATTCTAATATAACTTTTACAAGCCTAACAGCTTCTTCATTTTGTTGCTTTTTCATATTTATTAATAGCCTTTTGAATTTTATAAGTTTTATACTATACTGAAAAAATCTAAGTTTGTCAACTATTAGCCTAATACCCATTAGCTACGCTTCGCGGAGACTTTCCACACGGTATTGCAAATCATTATGTATAGCCAACTATACGCGACCGAAGGAAGTACTGTAAAGTATGCGGCTGATTACTTGTTATTATACAATATATACGCTGCATTTTAAATATATATATATTATTAATATATAATAATATTTTATAATTACATTTTTAAAAATTAACAAAATATAATTGTTTATGTATATACTGAAACTTTTTAACTTTGTCAATTTTTTATTCAACTTTTTCCCGCGACTTCGCCAAAGTTGCTGCCAACACCATTGGTGGACTTCGTCGGCACGCTTCGCGAAAGTGCAAGTGTAGACTT encodes:
- a CDS encoding pseudouridine synthase, with product MKKQQNEEAVRLVKVILESGFASRRNCEKAIMSGRVRVNNQVILDPAYRVKEDDSVSIDRELIKRQTKRYMALYKPIGVVSTTKYLPGRRIITEFFKGIKERLFYAGRLDSESRGIMIITNDGEFANIITHPSYEILKVYDVTVNGKIDSEALLNASKGITIKNVSYSPFKFKILSKGRIQSKIRLTINEGKNREIRKIFDHLGYKVIDLERISVGCVSKYDEVSGTLEAGHIRDLTKKEIDFFFKQKDKKLKDIESIFENIPDDIEDENYEDSISNDKEENKKVHDKSKWAKAKPKKKRLVTKKSSTFKGKIQKKNTKSEFSENRKDKKLIGKKITIENQLIKKVLGK
- a CDS encoding RluA family pseudouridine synthase gives rise to the protein MSIEELENNNSIDTEEIEDDEIDAESTNNKKSFIITKDDIGKRLDTFVSEKLNITRSQVKNYLTSIIVNDAEKKLSYSLKLNDNIIINLDNILKEKTDTENPLPENIDLDILYEDKYLLVINKPAGMSVHCSPSEMSGTLVNALLYKIKDFDFVGNKERAGIIHRLDKDTSGLMIIGKNANIVSSIQEQFKNRTIKKIYHAIVIGVLKDNYMEINLPIGRHHIYRKKMTVRDDGKEALTHIKVLKRFKAHTLIEINLKTGRTHQIRVHSSYKGFPVAGDKIYSKSFNKYSGLMLVAKKIEFMHPITKETLDFEIDYPDYFADFLYSDNI
- a CDS encoding leucine-rich repeat domain-containing protein encodes the protein MTDNDFNKLIKWAKKNDAYNIISMTKKQITSAKELNLSNLDIERVSLEICKLTNIEKLYLSLNYIEKIPKQIKNLKKLKVLDISANNIKVIPKEIFDLTMLEYLNISNNYIDEIDNDIEKLINLKELDISSCNISSLPEGIFKLYNIEFLDISSNKIKKIDSKIKNLENLEELIIDSNKLKRIPKEINNLKKLKILSIF